A DNA window from Christiangramia salexigens contains the following coding sequences:
- the treA gene encoding alpha,alpha-trehalase TreA: MKMPLSIKLRYFFLSLLFLSCKIGPDAEQEIKSLEENIQILPPDELYGDLFYDVQTRELFEDSKTFVDVIPQYNVSLIRQRYSMLNDTSKEAVTEFVDQHFLLPGNDFEFKKDSSSINIHIAKLWEVLKRPADVRQSGTLIPLPEPYIVPGGRFREIYYWDSYFTMLGLLEDEEIETIQNMVDNFAFLIDEYGFIPNGNRTYYLGRSQPPFFAMMVQVLAEAKGDDVLVTYLPQLEKEYDFWMNGVGKLNEQQAYRRIVKMEDGEIMNRYWDDKATPRPESYREDVQTAKEAIKNNPELSKEEVYRNLRAGAESGWDFSSRWLTKNEDGNFELSSIQTTDIIPVDLNALMYNLERTIAKAMILKGTLAEAKMFHDRAENRKKAILKYHWDDESSFFMDYNFVNADNTDNLSLAGVYPLFFKIAKEDQVNKVVEKIKGTFLKPGGVVTTPYNTGQQWDAPNGWAPLQWVTYKGLKNYEKEDLANTIKERWLSLNKDVYNRTFKMLEKYNVEDLSKKSGGGEYPTQDGFGWTNGVFQKLSKE, encoded by the coding sequence ATGAAAATGCCCTTATCTATTAAATTACGTTACTTCTTTCTGAGTCTTCTTTTTCTATCCTGTAAAATCGGTCCGGATGCCGAGCAGGAAATTAAAAGTTTGGAGGAAAATATTCAGATACTCCCTCCGGATGAATTATATGGAGACCTTTTTTATGATGTTCAAACCAGAGAGCTCTTTGAGGATAGTAAGACCTTTGTGGATGTAATACCTCAATATAATGTAAGTCTTATAAGGCAGCGCTACTCTATGCTGAATGATACCTCGAAGGAAGCGGTTACCGAGTTTGTTGATCAGCATTTTTTACTACCGGGAAATGATTTTGAATTTAAGAAGGATTCATCTTCTATAAATATACATATCGCTAAACTATGGGAGGTTCTTAAACGCCCGGCAGATGTTAGGCAATCGGGTACTTTAATTCCTTTGCCGGAGCCTTATATAGTGCCCGGAGGGAGATTCCGTGAAATATATTATTGGGATAGTTATTTTACCATGCTAGGCCTTCTTGAGGATGAGGAAATTGAAACTATTCAGAATATGGTGGATAATTTTGCCTTCCTGATAGATGAGTATGGCTTTATACCCAATGGTAACAGAACCTACTACCTTGGGAGGTCTCAACCTCCATTCTTTGCAATGATGGTTCAAGTCCTTGCTGAAGCAAAGGGAGACGATGTTCTGGTGACCTATTTACCACAACTGGAAAAAGAGTATGATTTTTGGATGAACGGTGTGGGAAAACTAAATGAGCAACAGGCTTACAGGCGTATAGTTAAAATGGAGGATGGAGAGATCATGAACAGATATTGGGATGATAAGGCTACTCCAAGACCGGAAAGTTACAGAGAGGATGTTCAGACTGCCAAAGAAGCGATTAAAAATAACCCTGAACTCAGCAAAGAAGAAGTTTATAGAAATTTGAGAGCAGGAGCAGAATCCGGCTGGGATTTCTCAAGCCGATGGTTAACAAAGAATGAAGATGGAAACTTCGAGCTTTCTAGTATTCAAACTACAGATATAATTCCGGTGGACCTTAATGCTTTGATGTATAATCTTGAACGTACCATTGCAAAGGCAATGATACTAAAAGGCACACTGGCAGAAGCAAAGATGTTTCATGACAGAGCTGAAAATAGGAAAAAAGCCATATTAAAATATCACTGGGATGACGAAAGCTCATTCTTTATGGATTACAATTTCGTAAATGCAGATAATACAGACAATTTATCCCTGGCGGGTGTCTATCCTTTATTTTTCAAGATCGCAAAGGAGGATCAGGTTAACAAGGTAGTTGAAAAAATCAAAGGAACCTTCTTAAAACCTGGTGGTGTAGTTACAACTCCATATAATACTGGACAACAATGGGATGCTCCCAATGGCTGGGCTCCTTTGCAATGGGTTACTTATAAGGGGCTTAAAAATTATGAAAAAGAGGATTTAGCCAATACAATAAAAGAGAGGTGGCTGTCCTTAAATAAGGATGTGTATAACCGAACCTTTAAAATGCTTGAGAAATATAATGTTGAGGATCTAAGTAAAAAGAGCGGGGGCGGAGAGTATCCTACTCAGGATGGATTTGGCTGGACAAATGGAGTATTTCAAAAATTGAGTAAAGAATAA
- a CDS encoding DUF1622 domain-containing protein: protein MERMEAYIDIAAKFLEASGVIAIIAGLLYALGRYFFIRNREHRYSLLRKEIGKAILLGLEILVAADIIATVVTEPSMQKVLTLGIIVLIRTFLSWSIELEIEGRFPWQKDTGK, encoded by the coding sequence ATGGAAAGAATGGAGGCATATATAGATATAGCCGCAAAATTTCTTGAAGCTTCAGGGGTCATAGCAATTATTGCAGGACTTCTTTATGCGCTTGGAAGGTATTTTTTTATAAGGAACCGTGAACACAGGTATTCACTATTGCGAAAGGAGATTGGTAAAGCAATTTTGCTGGGCCTTGAAATTCTGGTAGCCGCCGATATTATTGCGACAGTAGTGACCGAACCTTCTATGCAGAAAGTACTGACGCTGGGGATCATAGTGCTAATTCGAACCTTTTTAAGCTGGTCTATCGAGCTGGAGATAGAAGGAAGATTTCCGTGGCAAAAAGATACTGGAAAATAA
- a CDS encoding formimidoylglutamase, translating to MKGVKIYSQKDIDALLATRKGETKFGEKLNFVEELDQLKESKAKYVLLGIPEDIGVRANHGKPGTAKAWPEALKALSNIQVNRYNNPDNLILLGEVNCDDFMKRAANIDPTDPNYFVKLGDIVKQIDQVVSEVIARIIAQNKVPIIIGGGHNNAYGNIKGAAKALKTPINVLNIDAHTDLRQLEHRHSGNGFSYAIEGQYLFKYSVFGLHRNYTPEYIFEEMDRADISYILHEDLQSDPSKAMRSFEESLSKVKNEKFGLELDCDSICGFPSSAKSPSGFNLDEIRHFLRRTSKEENCCYLHICEAAPNEVSGNQTAKAISYFISDFLN from the coding sequence ATGAAAGGTGTAAAAATTTATAGCCAAAAAGATATAGACGCTTTGCTGGCTACCAGAAAAGGTGAAACCAAATTCGGTGAAAAGCTAAATTTCGTAGAAGAGCTTGATCAACTTAAGGAAAGCAAAGCCAAATATGTTCTTTTGGGAATTCCAGAAGATATTGGAGTAAGAGCCAATCATGGAAAACCCGGCACGGCAAAAGCTTGGCCTGAAGCATTAAAAGCTCTTTCCAATATTCAGGTAAACAGATATAACAATCCCGATAATCTTATTCTTTTAGGAGAAGTTAACTGCGATGACTTTATGAAGCGCGCAGCTAATATTGACCCAACAGATCCTAATTACTTCGTGAAATTGGGTGATATAGTCAAGCAAATCGATCAGGTTGTCTCTGAAGTTATCGCCAGGATCATCGCCCAGAATAAGGTACCTATCATTATAGGTGGCGGACATAATAATGCCTATGGTAATATTAAAGGAGCTGCTAAAGCCCTTAAAACTCCTATTAATGTTTTAAATATAGATGCTCACACAGATTTGAGACAGCTGGAACATCGCCATAGTGGTAATGGTTTTAGTTATGCCATAGAAGGCCAATACCTTTTCAAATATTCAGTTTTTGGATTACACAGGAATTATACACCCGAATATATTTTCGAGGAAATGGACCGTGCGGACATAAGCTATATTCTTCACGAAGATCTACAGAGTGATCCTTCAAAAGCAATGAGGTCCTTTGAAGAATCACTTTCCAAAGTAAAAAATGAGAAGTTCGGACTTGAACTGGATTGCGATTCTATTTGCGGTTTTCCAAGTAGTGCAAAATCCCCATCCGGGTTTAACCTTGATGAAATAAGACATTTCTTAAGACGTACTTCGAAAGAAGAAAACTGCTGTTATCTTCATATTTGTGAAGCTGCACCAAATGAAGTCTCCGGAAATCAGACAGCTAAGGCCATATCTTATTTTATCTCTGATTTTTTAAATTAA
- the hutI gene encoding imidazolonepropionase, which translates to MKLLFTNIKELVQVRDESVLKVSGAEMKELPSIKNAWLLVENDKIADFGSMNELPEADIDKTIDATGKIILPTWCDSHTHIVYAGNRELEFADRINGLSYEEIANRGGGILNSAKTLQETSEDSVYEQSSKRLEEVMKLGTGAVEIKSGYGLTEDAELKMLRVIKSLREKYELPVKSTFLGAHAIPKEYKSKPQEYMDLVINEILPKVADQGLAEYIDIFCEKGYFSVEDTHKLLEAAGKYGLRPKIHVNQFNAIGGVKAGVEHNALSVDHLEVMENEDIEVLKNTETMPVALPSCSLFLSIPYTPARQIIEAGLPLALATDFNPGSTPSGNMNLVVSLACIKMKMTPEEAINAATINGAYAMDLSKTHGSITKGKQANLILTKEIPSYTFLPYAFGTNSIDSVYINGEKI; encoded by the coding sequence ATGAAATTGTTATTTACCAATATCAAAGAATTAGTACAGGTTAGAGATGAGTCTGTATTAAAAGTTTCAGGAGCAGAGATGAAGGAGTTGCCATCTATTAAAAATGCATGGCTTCTTGTGGAGAATGATAAGATAGCTGATTTTGGCTCTATGAATGAACTTCCTGAAGCTGATATTGATAAAACCATAGATGCAACCGGTAAAATTATACTTCCAACCTGGTGCGATTCACATACCCACATTGTATATGCTGGTAACCGTGAACTTGAATTTGCAGACCGTATCAACGGGTTAAGTTATGAAGAGATCGCCAACCGTGGCGGCGGAATTCTTAATAGTGCAAAAACTCTTCAGGAAACTTCGGAAGACAGCGTCTACGAGCAGTCTTCAAAAAGACTCGAAGAAGTTATGAAACTTGGAACCGGAGCAGTTGAGATCAAATCCGGTTACGGACTTACCGAAGATGCAGAATTAAAAATGCTTCGGGTAATTAAAAGTTTAAGGGAGAAATATGAACTTCCTGTAAAGTCTACATTTCTTGGTGCCCATGCGATCCCAAAAGAATATAAAAGTAAACCGCAGGAATATATGGATCTTGTTATCAATGAGATTCTTCCAAAGGTGGCAGATCAAGGATTAGCTGAATATATAGATATCTTTTGCGAAAAAGGATATTTTAGCGTGGAAGACACCCATAAGCTACTGGAAGCAGCCGGTAAATATGGTCTTAGACCTAAGATACATGTAAACCAGTTCAATGCAATTGGCGGTGTAAAAGCTGGTGTAGAGCATAATGCACTCAGTGTGGATCACCTTGAAGTAATGGAGAATGAAGATATTGAAGTTCTAAAGAACACAGAAACTATGCCCGTGGCACTTCCCTCCTGCTCTCTTTTTCTAAGCATACCATATACTCCAGCAAGACAAATCATAGAAGCAGGATTACCACTTGCGCTTGCTACAGATTTTAACCCCGGAAGCACACCGAGCGGAAATATGAACCTTGTTGTATCGCTTGCCTGCATAAAAATGAAAATGACGCCGGAAGAAGCTATAAACGCAGCTACAATAAATGGAGCCTACGCAATGGATCTGAGTAAGACACATGGAAGCATTACTAAAGGGAAACAGGCGAACCTCATTCTTACTAAAGAGATACCTTCATACACCTTTTTACCTTATGCCTTTGGTACCAATTCTATAGATTCAGTTTATATAAATGGTGAAAAGATCTAA
- a CDS encoding PH domain-containing protein, protein MSLISSLLGNAGAIEKGELQKKYGKLLIPSEEIEAGFKMIRDTFIFTNKRLIIIDVQGITGSKLEYFSVSYRSISRFSIETAGNFDLDAELKIWISGEQQPSVKKRFNKKVDIYEVQKILAQFTL, encoded by the coding sequence ATGAGCTTAATATCTTCTTTACTTGGTAATGCAGGCGCTATTGAGAAAGGGGAATTGCAGAAGAAATATGGAAAGCTTCTGATTCCTTCTGAAGAGATAGAAGCCGGATTTAAAATGATTCGCGATACTTTTATTTTTACTAATAAAAGATTGATCATAATCGATGTACAGGGAATCACCGGTTCTAAACTCGAATATTTTTCGGTTAGCTATCGCAGCATATCTCGTTTTAGCATTGAGACCGCCGGTAATTTTGATCTGGATGCCGAATTAAAGATCTGGATCTCCGGTGAACAACAACCCAGTGTAAAAAAACGATTTAACAAGAAAGTTGATATTTATGAAGTTCAGAAAATACTGGCCCAATTTACTCTTTGA
- a CDS encoding NAD(P)-dependent alcohol dehydrogenase — MSTINAYAAKTKEADLEPYDIKRRELLPNDVKIEIEYCGVCHSDIHQVRNDWGNSKYPVVPGHEIIGRVTEVGKEVSNFKKGDLVGVGCMVDSCQECESCKQDLEQYCENGMVATYNGPDKHLGGHTFGGYSEMVVVREKFVLKIPENLDTKAVAPLLCAGITTWSPLRQWNVKKGDKVGVIGLGGLGHMGVKFASALGAHVVMVTTSESKIDDARKLGADEVLISKDEEQMKKHQGSFDFLLNTVPVGHDTNPYIGLLKRDATMVLVGAIDSVDLHGGGLIMGRKRVAGSLIGGIKETQEMLDFCGEHNIVSDIEMIDIQNINEAYERVIKSDVKYRFVIDMKSIKN; from the coding sequence ATGAGCACTATAAATGCATATGCAGCAAAGACGAAAGAGGCAGATCTCGAGCCTTATGATATTAAGAGACGAGAATTATTGCCAAATGACGTAAAGATCGAAATAGAATATTGCGGAGTTTGTCATAGTGATATCCATCAGGTAAGAAATGATTGGGGAAATAGTAAATATCCCGTGGTCCCGGGTCATGAGATCATTGGTCGTGTAACTGAGGTTGGTAAAGAAGTTTCCAATTTTAAAAAAGGAGATCTTGTTGGTGTTGGATGTATGGTAGACTCTTGCCAGGAATGTGAATCCTGTAAACAGGATCTTGAACAATATTGTGAGAACGGAATGGTTGCCACTTATAACGGACCGGATAAGCACCTTGGAGGTCATACCTTTGGAGGTTATTCAGAAATGGTTGTGGTGAGAGAGAAATTCGTACTTAAAATTCCAGAAAACCTGGACACAAAAGCGGTTGCACCATTATTATGCGCAGGAATAACAACCTGGTCTCCATTAAGACAATGGAATGTTAAGAAGGGCGACAAAGTAGGTGTAATAGGACTCGGTGGTCTTGGACATATGGGAGTGAAATTTGCCAGTGCCTTAGGAGCACATGTAGTGATGGTCACCACTTCGGAATCTAAAATTGATGATGCCAGAAAACTTGGTGCAGATGAAGTTTTGATCTCCAAAGATGAAGAGCAGATGAAGAAACATCAGGGCAGTTTTGATTTCTTATTGAATACTGTTCCTGTAGGTCATGACACCAATCCTTATATCGGCTTACTTAAAAGAGATGCAACCATGGTACTGGTTGGAGCGATTGATTCCGTAGATCTCCATGGTGGTGGTCTGATTATGGGCCGAAAAAGAGTGGCCGGATCACTGATTGGTGGAATAAAAGAAACTCAGGAAATGCTTGATTTCTGTGGCGAACACAATATTGTATCTGATATCGAAATGATAGATATACAGAATATTAATGAGGCATATGAGCGAGTAATAAAATCTGACGTGAAATATCGTTTCGTGATAGATATGAAATCTATAAAGAATTAA
- a CDS encoding trans-sulfuration enzyme family protein — translation MTKSKGINTICTHTGELEDKEYKGAISPLYMSTSYAFEDVETKRYPRYFNTPNQVALTKKMAALEHGEDALIFGSGMAAVSTALMAFLKAGDHVVFQDSLYGGTSNLVTEEFDKFGIEYSFAEDAKPNSLKKEIRDNTKVIYIETPSNPLLKITDINAVAKIAREHGLVSMIDNTFASPVNQNPIDFGIDVVIHSATKYMGGHSDILAGTVISTKSNIERIFNMAKNFGGNLSDYTVWLLERSLKTMGLRVRAQNDNALKLAEFLNGLDAVSKVYYPGLKDHPDHELAKQQMKGFGGMLSFELKESLNASDFMKALELIKPSMSLAGVESTILLPSETSHGLLSPDEREKQGIKDNLMRFSVGIEETEDLMDDISQALQKLLKK, via the coding sequence ATGACTAAATCCAAAGGGATCAATACCATTTGTACGCATACAGGAGAGCTAGAGGATAAAGAATACAAAGGCGCCATCTCGCCACTTTATATGTCAACCTCTTATGCTTTTGAAGATGTAGAGACTAAAAGATATCCAAGATATTTCAATACCCCCAATCAGGTAGCTCTTACCAAAAAAATGGCCGCTCTGGAACACGGTGAGGATGCTTTGATCTTTGGAAGTGGAATGGCCGCCGTAAGTACTGCCTTAATGGCTTTTTTAAAGGCCGGAGACCATGTCGTCTTTCAGGATTCCCTTTATGGAGGCACAAGTAATCTCGTGACAGAGGAGTTTGATAAATTTGGTATTGAATACAGCTTTGCTGAAGATGCAAAACCCAACTCGCTTAAAAAGGAGATAAGAGACAATACCAAGGTCATCTATATTGAAACTCCATCGAATCCTTTACTTAAGATTACAGATATAAATGCAGTGGCGAAGATCGCCAGAGAGCATGGTCTTGTAAGCATGATAGATAATACATTTGCTTCGCCGGTAAATCAGAATCCAATAGATTTTGGTATAGATGTCGTGATTCATTCAGCGACCAAATATATGGGTGGACATAGTGATATTCTTGCCGGAACTGTGATCTCAACAAAATCCAATATTGAGCGTATTTTCAATATGGCTAAAAATTTTGGAGGTAATCTTAGTGATTATACCGTATGGTTATTGGAGCGCAGTCTTAAGACCATGGGGTTACGGGTGAGAGCCCAGAATGATAATGCATTGAAACTGGCTGAATTTCTTAACGGACTTGATGCAGTATCCAAGGTTTATTATCCCGGATTAAAAGATCATCCCGATCATGAACTTGCCAAACAGCAAATGAAAGGTTTTGGGGGAATGCTTTCTTTTGAATTGAAAGAAAGTCTCAATGCTTCCGACTTTATGAAAGCTTTGGAGTTAATAAAGCCTTCAATGAGCCTGGCTGGTGTGGAAAGCACAATTCTACTCCCTTCAGAGACCTCTCATGGTTTATTAAGTCCGGACGAAAGGGAAAAGCAAGGCATTAAGGATAATTTGATGAGGTTTTCGGTAGGTATTGAAGAAACTGAAGACTTGATGGATGATATTTCACAAGCACTCCAAAAATTATTGAAGAAATAG
- the bshB1 gene encoding bacillithiol biosynthesis deacetylase BshB1 has translation MKLDILAIGSHPDDVELSCAGTIAKEIHRGKKVGILDLTRGELGTRGSAEIRDKEAKAAANILGVEVRHNLGFSDGFFQNDKAHKLEVIKMLRKYKPEIVLCNAIDDRHIDHGRGSNLVSDACFLSGLRRIETSYEGEEQEAWRPKQVYHYIQWKNLKPDFVVDVSGFMDKKIEAVLAYKSQFFNENSDEPQTPISSSNFLDSIDYRARDLGRLINTDHAEGFNVERLVAVDSIFDLI, from the coding sequence ATGAAATTAGATATACTCGCAATTGGTTCCCATCCAGATGATGTGGAGTTAAGTTGCGCAGGCACTATAGCGAAAGAAATTCACAGAGGTAAAAAAGTTGGAATTTTAGACCTTACCCGGGGAGAGCTGGGAACCAGAGGCTCTGCTGAAATTAGAGATAAGGAAGCTAAAGCCGCTGCAAATATTCTCGGGGTAGAAGTAAGGCATAATCTTGGTTTTAGTGATGGGTTCTTTCAAAACGATAAAGCACATAAACTTGAGGTGATCAAGATGCTTAGAAAATACAAGCCTGAGATCGTCTTGTGTAACGCGATAGACGACAGGCATATAGATCATGGAAGAGGCTCAAATCTGGTAAGTGATGCTTGTTTTTTAAGCGGATTAAGAAGAATTGAAACGAGTTACGAAGGTGAAGAACAGGAGGCCTGGAGGCCTAAACAGGTTTACCATTATATACAATGGAAAAATCTTAAACCGGATTTTGTTGTAGATGTTTCGGGTTTTATGGATAAAAAAATTGAAGCGGTTCTGGCTTACAAATCACAGTTCTTTAATGAGAATAGTGATGAGCCTCAAACCCCAATTTCCAGTAGTAACTTCCTGGATAGCATTGATTACCGTGCACGGGATCTGGGCAGACTTATTAATACAGACCATGCTGAAGGCTTTAATGTGGAAAGACTTGTTGCAGTAGATTCTATATTTGACCTGATTTAA
- the mazG gene encoding nucleoside triphosphate pyrophosphohydrolase, with amino-acid sequence MNTREDQLKAFDRLLTIMDELREKCPWDRKQTMESLRHLTIEETYELGDAILDKDMDEIRKELGDVLLHLVFYSKIGSETNDFDIADVANGICDKLIDRHPHIYGDVEVENEEDVKKNWENLKLKEGKKSVLEGVPGSLPAMVKANRIQDKVAGVGFDWEEPQQVFEKLQEELGELQHEVDSDNKDEIEAEFGDVLFSMINYARFLNVNPENALERTNKKFIKRFQYLESKAKENKKALKDMSLEEMDVFWNEAKKV; translated from the coding sequence ATGAATACCAGAGAAGATCAACTAAAAGCTTTTGACAGATTATTGACCATTATGGACGAGCTCCGGGAGAAATGTCCGTGGGATCGTAAGCAAACTATGGAGTCGCTTAGACACCTAACCATAGAGGAGACCTATGAGCTTGGTGACGCAATTCTGGATAAAGATATGGATGAGATTCGTAAGGAGCTGGGAGATGTATTATTGCACCTTGTATTTTATTCTAAGATTGGTAGTGAAACCAACGATTTTGATATTGCCGATGTGGCAAACGGGATCTGCGATAAGTTGATAGACCGGCATCCTCATATTTATGGAGATGTTGAGGTTGAGAACGAAGAAGATGTAAAAAAGAACTGGGAGAATTTAAAGTTAAAGGAAGGCAAGAAAAGCGTTCTTGAGGGTGTTCCTGGATCCCTTCCTGCAATGGTTAAAGCCAACAGAATACAGGATAAAGTTGCAGGTGTTGGTTTTGATTGGGAAGAACCTCAGCAGGTCTTCGAGAAACTTCAGGAGGAACTGGGAGAGCTTCAGCATGAAGTAGACTCAGATAATAAAGATGAGATTGAGGCAGAGTTTGGGGATGTTCTGTTTTCCATGATCAATTATGCGAGATTCCTTAATGTAAATCCCGAGAATGCGCTTGAGAGAACTAATAAGAAGTTTATTAAGCGTTTTCAGTATCTGGAAAGCAAAGCAAAAGAAAATAAGAAAGCGCTAAAAGATATGAGTCTGGAAGAAATGGACGTTTTCTGGAATGAGGCTAAAAAGGTCTGA
- a CDS encoding class I SAM-dependent methyltransferase yields the protein MLCSLCNGATKHFHHNGERGFVHCLNCKAILLSKEFYLSHQAEKFRYQLHNNDINDEGYINFVNPIIERIKKDHSMDANGLDFGCGTGPVIASELGKYGYHIELYDPFFRPNVKLLDKDYEIIICCEVMEHFHEPFREFQLLNELLRPGGKLYCKTQLWRPNLDFGSWHYKNDKTHVFFYSKESLQWIQKMLNFTSIEICRDYMVFTR from the coding sequence ATGCTTTGCAGTTTATGCAATGGCGCCACCAAGCATTTCCATCACAATGGAGAGCGGGGATTTGTGCATTGCTTGAATTGCAAGGCTATTTTACTTTCCAAAGAATTTTACCTCAGCCATCAGGCTGAGAAATTCCGCTATCAGCTGCATAATAATGACATCAATGATGAGGGCTATATTAATTTCGTAAACCCAATTATTGAGAGAATAAAAAAGGATCATTCTATGGATGCTAACGGACTTGATTTTGGTTGCGGAACAGGACCGGTCATTGCATCTGAGTTAGGTAAATACGGTTATCACATAGAGCTTTACGATCCGTTTTTCAGACCCAATGTAAAGTTACTTGATAAGGATTATGAGATCATCATTTGCTGCGAGGTTATGGAACATTTTCATGAGCCATTTCGTGAATTTCAGTTATTGAATGAACTTTTGAGGCCGGGAGGAAAACTCTATTGTAAAACGCAGCTTTGGAGACCAAACCTCGATTTTGGGAGCTGGCATTATAAGAATGATAAAACCCATGTTTTTTTCTATTCCAAAGAAAGTCTTCAATGGATCCAAAAGATGCTGAATTTCACGTCTATTGAAATATGCCGGGATTACATGGTATTTACAAGGTGA